The following are encoded in a window of Flavobacteriales bacterium genomic DNA:
- a CDS encoding metallophosphoesterase, producing MKRIQASIGTVLIASSMLGQVSPFNGLEPLGPDSTGHWRVVIGGHFHGSSNSRSGYPAATLLASLDAINATGAHLLLSTGDLFLDREADIPRYERAFFSKLAMPLYNVPGNHDQGMPGYVERFGPTYGLLRLGTTSVLLLDTERDNGDIRGEQMRMLGDLADDDDMTALLIIAHRPLWAEDDPRYTDLFKGNTRSTLRTNYRKEVAPLLERIARRVPVHWISGSMAGLAPASIFFERHADNIIFIQSAIRDEARDAVLVADIGPAGINWQGLSLTGVELMPVEAYDAAWWRARMKRTEPFRWRLLPMHVKNAVTHRFFWWGAAAALVLSLLFRLLLRRGT from the coding sequence ATGAAGCGGATCCAGGCGTCCATCGGCACAGTGCTCATCGCCTCCAGCATGCTCGGGCAAGTGTCGCCATTCAATGGCCTGGAGCCCTTGGGGCCGGACAGCACCGGCCATTGGCGGGTGGTCATCGGCGGACATTTCCACGGATCGAGCAACAGCCGCAGTGGCTACCCGGCGGCCACCTTGCTCGCTTCGCTGGACGCCATCAACGCCACGGGTGCGCACCTCCTGCTCAGCACGGGGGATCTCTTCCTGGACCGCGAGGCCGATATCCCCCGGTACGAGCGTGCGTTCTTCAGCAAGCTGGCCATGCCCCTGTACAATGTGCCCGGCAACCACGACCAGGGCATGCCCGGTTATGTGGAGCGATTCGGCCCCACTTATGGCCTTTTGCGGCTGGGCACCACGTCTGTGCTGTTGCTCGACACCGAGCGCGACAATGGCGATATCCGGGGCGAACAGATGCGGATGCTCGGCGACCTGGCCGATGACGACGACATGACCGCCCTGCTCATCATCGCGCACCGGCCGCTCTGGGCGGAGGATGATCCACGCTACACGGACCTGTTCAAAGGCAATACGCGCTCCACGCTGCGCACCAACTACCGGAAAGAGGTAGCGCCCCTGCTGGAGCGCATCGCACGCAGGGTGCCCGTCCACTGGATCTCCGGCAGCATGGCGGGCCTCGCCCCGGCGAGCATCTTCTTCGAGCGTCATGCCGACAATATCATCTTCATCCAAAGCGCCATCCGCGACGAAGCACGTGATGCGGTGCTCGTGGCGGACATCGGCCCGGCAGGCATCAACTGGCAGGGTCTGTCGCTCACCGGCGTGGAACTGATGCCCGTGGAAGCCTACGATGCGGCCTGGTGGCGTGCACGCATGAAGCGTACGGAGCCCTTTCGCTGGCGGTTGCTGCCGATGCACGTGAAGAACGCCGTCACGCATCGTTTTTTCTGGTGGGGAGCCGCGGCCGCCCTTGTCCTCTCGCTCCTCTTCAGGCTGCTGCTGCGGCGGGGCACTTGA
- a CDS encoding gliding motility-associated C-terminal domain-containing protein, which produces MRILHASVLLAAPLVASAQVLDPPVLRCASVNAAGDVIVTWSPTTDPDGIFMRYDIHVAADANGPYAVAGSVPVLGQTNFLHAASGAGSGARFYFVTTVSTTPAVSQHSDTVSTLFLQVFQSTPPGSANLAWTAPEKAATATAWYTVWMEYPVGNWNLLATVDTSVYAYQHVIDICADSLTFRVGLADQLGCVSFSNRQGDFFEDVTPPTTPQIQSVTVDTLSGLATIHWTPSPQPDTDGYIIVLSTPGGGIIIDTVYGQPTSSYTWLLSQAWLAPESFTIAAFDTCNVGVPPSPNTSATGPPHTTMHATTQYDQCAGLVKIAWTPYGGWTPEAQQVFYQVDGGLWSLLANLDGDDLNYTHTVDPDRDYCYAIRAERTPGGTFSMSNKTCRSTIYPGLPAFNYIRTVTVLDEERILVVDSLDQSASVGGYSLERSRNGAPFEEIVFFPVVSDAVINYVDEDVEPSRNGYRYRMTVLDSCGHAVLTSNIGGSIVLRTEALLTAENALDWNGYAEWAGFPAAYRIHRSIEDGPFAVVAALPPDPWNWKDNVAGLIDGDGRACYFVEAVEAGNPSGINAVSLSNVACAVQEDLVWIPNAFIIGGINNIFQPVLGFVDVSEYTLNIINRWGQVVWTTNDPQEGWDGEVGGRQAPLGVYGYFCAFRNGAGRRFEKRGTVTLLTALE; this is translated from the coding sequence ATGAGGATCCTGCATGCATCGGTTCTGCTGGCCGCCCCCCTGGTCGCGTCCGCACAGGTGCTCGACCCCCCCGTGCTGCGCTGCGCCTCGGTGAACGCCGCTGGCGATGTGATCGTTACCTGGAGCCCCACGACGGACCCGGACGGCATCTTCATGCGGTACGACATCCATGTGGCGGCCGATGCCAATGGACCCTATGCCGTGGCGGGCAGCGTGCCCGTGCTGGGCCAGACCAATTTTCTGCATGCCGCCTCCGGTGCGGGATCGGGCGCGCGCTTCTACTTCGTCACCACGGTGTCCACCACACCCGCTGTTTCGCAGCACAGCGACACGGTTTCCACGCTTTTTCTGCAGGTGTTCCAAAGCACGCCGCCAGGGAGCGCCAACCTGGCCTGGACCGCGCCGGAAAAGGCCGCCACCGCCACCGCCTGGTATACCGTGTGGATGGAATATCCCGTGGGCAATTGGAACCTGCTCGCCACGGTGGACACCTCGGTCTACGCCTACCAGCACGTGATCGACATCTGCGCCGATTCCCTCACCTTCCGCGTGGGGCTCGCCGACCAGTTGGGCTGCGTTTCCTTCAGCAATCGCCAGGGCGACTTCTTCGAGGACGTGACCCCGCCCACCACCCCGCAGATACAGTCGGTCACGGTGGACACCCTGTCGGGGCTGGCCACCATCCATTGGACGCCCAGTCCACAACCGGACACTGACGGCTACATCATCGTGCTCTCCACACCCGGCGGCGGCATCATCATCGACACCGTGTACGGACAGCCCACCAGCAGCTACACATGGCTGCTCAGCCAGGCCTGGCTGGCTCCGGAATCCTTCACCATCGCCGCGTTCGACACCTGCAACGTGGGCGTGCCGCCCAGCCCCAACACCAGTGCCACCGGGCCGCCGCACACCACCATGCACGCCACCACGCAATACGACCAATGCGCAGGTCTGGTCAAGATCGCGTGGACACCCTATGGCGGTTGGACACCGGAGGCGCAACAGGTCTTCTATCAGGTGGATGGTGGGCTGTGGTCCCTGCTCGCCAACCTCGATGGCGACGACCTCAACTACACGCACACGGTGGATCCCGACCGGGACTATTGCTATGCGATACGCGCCGAACGCACCCCGGGCGGCACCTTCTCCATGAGCAACAAGACCTGCCGGAGCACCATCTATCCAGGCCTGCCTGCCTTCAACTACATACGCACCGTCACCGTGCTCGATGAAGAACGGATCCTGGTGGTGGACAGCCTGGACCAGAGCGCCTCGGTGGGCGGATACAGCCTGGAGCGGTCGCGCAACGGAGCACCCTTCGAGGAGATCGTGTTCTTTCCCGTGGTGAGCGATGCCGTGATCAATTATGTGGATGAGGACGTGGAGCCCTCCAGGAACGGCTATCGCTACCGCATGACCGTGCTGGACAGTTGCGGCCATGCCGTGCTCACGAGCAACATCGGCGGAAGCATCGTGCTGCGCACCGAGGCCCTGCTCACCGCCGAGAACGCGCTGGACTGGAACGGATATGCCGAATGGGCCGGCTTCCCCGCCGCCTACCGCATCCACCGGAGCATCGAGGATGGACCGTTCGCGGTGGTCGCCGCGCTTCCGCCGGATCCCTGGAACTGGAAGGACAATGTGGCCGGCCTGATCGACGGCGACGGGCGCGCCTGCTACTTCGTGGAGGCCGTGGAGGCGGGCAATCCTTCGGGCATCAACGCCGTGTCGCTGAGCAATGTGGCCTGCGCGGTGCAGGAGGACCTCGTGTGGATCCCCAACGCCTTCATCATCGGCGGCATCAACAACATCTTCCAACCCGTGCTCGGCTTCGTGGACGTCAGCGAGTACACGCTCAACATCATCAACCGCTGGGGGCAGGTGGTGTGGACCACCAATGATCCACAGGAGGGCTGGGATGGGGAAGTGGGCGGACGTCAGGCGCCGCTGGGCGTGTACGGATACTTCTGCGCCTTCCGCAACGGTGCCGGACGCCGTTTCGAGAAGCGCGGCACGGTGACCCTTCTCACTGCGCTGGAATGA
- the asnB gene encoding asparagine synthase (glutamine-hydrolyzing), with amino-acid sequence MCGIAGIYGLETLPDPQAVLARMTDALAHRGPDAAGMHVAANCALGHRRLSIIDLSHDSDQPFHATDGGLAIVFNGEIYNYRALRERLTGLGHGFRTSSDTEVLLAAYRQWGHACLDELEGMFAFAVLDSATDELVLARDRMGIKPLYWYRDDRHLLFASEVRALLASGLVPRRIDREAFVDHLRYQTVHAPDTLVRGVHLLQAGHAMLVSDTELSIRRWYDPVAAAEMAAKNMPRERVLREVRDRLARAVEKRLVADVPFGAFLSGGIDSSAVVGLMAQASSSPVHTFSVVFDEEEFSEERYARMVAKRFRTEHTPIRLKPDDMLRMLPDALAAMDHPSADGPNTWVVSKVTREAGIKMALSGLGGDEVFAGYPVFRRTLDLWRRRWVTQFPSAWRGVAGAAVRSLRPGIAGTKMADALLLPTFSVDDTYPISRRTFSDRELVSLLARDTLPADRVQRIMHGIIREDGGHALPMLSQVSLGELSTYLQHVLLRDTDQMSMAHALEVRVPFLDHHLVAFVLGVDDVHKYPHTPKKLLTDALGDLLPDEVTQRPKMGFTMPWELWMRGELRSFCAQRLHRLSSGGLLRPGAVDGLWRAFLKQDPRVNWSRLWSLVTLADWMERQGMQDPG; translated from the coding sequence ATGTGCGGAATAGCGGGCATATATGGGCTGGAAACCCTGCCCGACCCGCAGGCCGTGCTGGCCCGCATGACCGATGCCCTGGCACATCGCGGTCCCGATGCGGCCGGCATGCATGTCGCCGCGAACTGTGCACTGGGTCACCGGCGCCTGAGCATCATCGACCTCTCGCACGATTCCGACCAGCCTTTCCATGCGACGGATGGCGGCCTGGCCATCGTGTTCAATGGCGAGATCTACAACTACCGCGCACTGCGTGAGCGATTGACCGGGCTGGGCCACGGCTTCCGCACCTCGTCGGACACCGAGGTGCTGCTGGCGGCCTACCGGCAATGGGGCCATGCTTGCCTGGATGAACTCGAGGGCATGTTCGCCTTCGCCGTACTCGACAGCGCCACCGACGAGTTGGTCCTCGCGCGTGACCGCATGGGCATCAAACCGCTCTACTGGTACCGCGATGACCGGCACCTGCTTTTCGCTTCTGAAGTGCGCGCGCTGCTCGCATCAGGGTTGGTGCCCCGGCGGATCGACCGCGAAGCATTCGTGGACCACCTGCGCTACCAGACCGTGCATGCCCCGGACACCTTGGTGCGCGGCGTGCATCTGCTCCAGGCCGGGCATGCCATGCTGGTTTCGGACACCGAATTGAGCATCCGGCGCTGGTACGATCCTGTGGCGGCCGCCGAGATGGCGGCGAAGAACATGCCGCGTGAAAGGGTGCTGCGCGAGGTGCGCGATCGTCTTGCCCGGGCCGTGGAGAAGCGTCTCGTGGCCGATGTGCCCTTCGGCGCCTTCCTCTCCGGTGGGATCGATTCCAGCGCGGTGGTGGGCCTCATGGCGCAGGCGAGTTCCTCGCCGGTGCACACCTTCTCGGTGGTGTTCGACGAGGAGGAATTCAGCGAGGAGCGCTATGCCCGCATGGTGGCGAAGCGCTTCCGCACGGAGCACACCCCCATCCGCCTCAAGCCGGATGACATGCTGCGGATGCTGCCCGACGCCCTCGCCGCCATGGACCACCCCAGCGCTGACGGCCCCAACACCTGGGTGGTCTCCAAAGTGACCCGGGAAGCGGGCATCAAGATGGCGCTCAGCGGGCTGGGCGGCGATGAGGTCTTCGCCGGGTATCCGGTATTCCGTCGCACACTCGATCTGTGGCGGCGGCGATGGGTCACACAATTCCCTTCCGCCTGGCGTGGTGTCGCAGGTGCGGCCGTGCGCAGCCTGCGGCCTGGTATCGCGGGAACCAAAATGGCCGATGCCCTGTTGCTGCCCACCTTTTCTGTGGACGATACCTATCCGATCTCCCGGCGCACCTTCAGCGACCGTGAGCTGGTCTCGCTGCTTGCCCGCGATACGCTTCCGGCGGACCGTGTCCAGCGCATCATGCACGGCATCATCCGGGAGGACGGCGGCCACGCATTGCCGATGCTCTCGCAGGTGTCGCTCGGTGAGTTGTCCACCTATCTGCAACATGTGCTATTGCGCGACACCGACCAGATGAGCATGGCCCATGCGCTGGAGGTGCGGGTTCCATTTTTGGACCACCATCTCGTGGCCTTCGTGCTGGGCGTGGACGACGTGCACAAATACCCGCACACGCCCAAAAAGCTGCTCACTGATGCCTTGGGGGATCTTTTGCCGGATGAGGTGACCCAGCGGCCCAAGATGGGCTTCACGATGCCCTGGGAACTTTGGATGCGCGGTGAGTTGCGGTCCTTCTGCGCGCAGCGGTTGCATCGTCTTTCTTCCGGCGGGCTCCTCCGTCCGGGTGCGGTGGACGGCTTGTGGCGCGCCTTCCTGAAGCAGGACCCGCGCGTGAACTGGTCGAGACTGTGGTCCTTGGTGACCCTGGCCGACTGGATGGAACGGCAGGGGATGCAAGATCCCGGGTAG
- a CDS encoding NAD-dependent epimerase/dehydratase family protein: MARILVTGGAGFIASDLAAKLAEDPGNEVVVVDNLLTGDMRKLPLAGAPNLHFIKCDVNRFEDISGVFYAYRFDHVFHYAAVVGVRRTIENPVMVLRDVDGIRNILDLSKNTGVKRVLFSSSSEVYGEPVEIPQNERTTPLNSKLPYAIVKNLGEAFLRSYRKEYGLDYTIFRFFNTYGPKQSRDFVVSKFIRAALRGEDITLYGDGLQTRTFCYIDDNIDACLNAYHRGEVANDVVNIGSDEEVTIKALAETIIELTGSTSRIVYLPPLEEGDMTRRMPDITLMRRLLGRDLLPLRVGLERVLATTAVDRCAE, translated from the coding sequence ATGGCCCGCATCCTCGTCACCGGCGGCGCCGGCTTCATCGCCAGCGACCTGGCCGCCAAACTCGCCGAAGACCCCGGCAACGAGGTGGTGGTGGTGGACAACCTCCTCACCGGCGATATGCGCAAACTTCCGCTTGCCGGCGCGCCCAACCTGCACTTCATCAAGTGCGACGTCAACCGCTTCGAGGACATCAGTGGCGTGTTCTACGCGTACCGGTTCGACCATGTGTTCCATTATGCCGCGGTGGTGGGCGTGCGGCGCACCATCGAGAATCCGGTGATGGTGCTGCGCGATGTGGACGGCATTCGCAACATCCTGGACCTGTCGAAGAACACGGGCGTGAAGCGCGTCCTCTTCTCATCCTCCTCGGAGGTCTATGGTGAACCGGTGGAGATCCCGCAGAACGAGCGCACCACGCCCCTGAACTCGAAGCTGCCTTACGCCATCGTGAAGAACCTGGGCGAGGCCTTCCTGCGCTCCTACCGCAAGGAGTACGGGCTGGATTACACCATCTTCCGCTTCTTCAACACATACGGCCCCAAGCAGAGCCGCGATTTCGTGGTGTCGAAGTTCATCCGTGCGGCGCTGCGTGGCGAGGACATCACCCTTTATGGCGACGGCCTGCAGACCCGCACCTTCTGCTACATCGACGACAACATCGACGCCTGCCTCAACGCCTATCACCGGGGCGAGGTGGCGAATGATGTGGTGAACATCGGGTCGGACGAGGAGGTCACCATCAAGGCCCTGGCCGAAACGATCATCGAACTCACCGGCAGTACCTCGCGCATCGTATATCTGCCTCCCCTGGAGGAGGGTGACATGACGCGGCGCATGCCCGACATCACGCTGATGCGGCGATTGCTCGGACGGGACCTGTTGCCTTTGCGTGTGGGCCTGGAGCGCGTGCTGGCCACCACGGCCGTGGATCGATGTGCGGAATAG
- a CDS encoding nitronate monooxygenase, translating into MGDPQRITGLFGIRHPLIQAGMIWCSGWELASAVSNAGALGIIGSGSMYPDVLRDHIRKCRAATRSPFAVNVPMLYPDIDKHMAIIVEERVPIVFTSAGNPAQWTAHLKRHGITVVHVVSSVKFALKAESAGVDAVVAEGFEAGGHNGREETTTLVLVPMVCDALRIPVIAAGGISDGRSMLAAMVLGADGVQVGSRFVCSEESSAHRAFKDRVATAGEGETLLTLKELAPVRLLRNKFFLDVQAAYAEGADAARLKDLLGRGRAKRGMFEGDLEEGELEIGQVSGRIREIKSAAAIVEEIMAGFHAGLRAMRSSSTLPG; encoded by the coding sequence ATGGGAGATCCGCAACGCATCACTGGACTCTTCGGCATCCGGCATCCCCTTATACAGGCCGGGATGATCTGGTGTTCCGGATGGGAGCTCGCTTCCGCCGTGAGCAATGCCGGCGCATTGGGCATCATCGGCTCGGGCTCCATGTACCCCGATGTGCTGCGCGACCACATCCGCAAGTGCCGGGCGGCCACCAGGTCACCCTTCGCCGTGAATGTGCCGATGCTCTACCCGGACATCGACAAGCACATGGCCATCATCGTGGAGGAACGCGTGCCGATCGTCTTCACCTCCGCCGGCAACCCGGCCCAATGGACCGCGCATCTCAAGCGGCACGGCATCACCGTGGTGCATGTGGTTAGCAGCGTGAAGTTCGCCCTGAAGGCCGAGTCCGCCGGTGTGGACGCCGTGGTGGCCGAGGGATTCGAGGCCGGCGGGCACAACGGACGAGAGGAGACCACCACGCTGGTGCTGGTGCCCATGGTGTGCGACGCGTTGCGTATTCCGGTGATCGCCGCAGGCGGGATCTCCGATGGCCGCAGCATGCTCGCCGCCATGGTGCTGGGGGCGGATGGCGTGCAGGTGGGCAGCCGTTTCGTGTGCAGTGAGGAATCATCCGCCCACCGCGCCTTCAAGGACCGCGTGGCCACGGCGGGGGAGGGCGAGACGCTGCTTACCCTGAAGGAACTCGCGCCCGTACGCCTCCTGCGGAACAAGTTCTTCCTGGATGTGCAGGCCGCCTACGCGGAGGGTGCCGATGCCGCACGACTGAAGGATTTGCTCGGGCGGGGCCGCGCCAAGCGCGGCATGTTCGAGGGCGATCTGGAGGAAGGTGAGCTTGAGATCGGGCAGGTCAGTGGCAGGATCCGGGAGATCAAGTCAGCGGCCGCGATCGTGGAGGAGATCATGGCCGGTTTCCACGCCGGGCTGCGGGCAATGCGTTCATCATCCACACTTCCAGGATGA